A stretch of Pangasianodon hypophthalmus isolate fPanHyp1 chromosome 9, fPanHyp1.pri, whole genome shotgun sequence DNA encodes these proteins:
- the pclaf gene encoding PCNA-associated factor has translation MVRTKADSVPGSYRKAVAASAPRKSLGASSSGNSSSSSSQASTPGKNKYAGGNPVCPRPTPKWQKGIGDFFGGPSRKPEKENVHPVSDGEEAGGSGMSKAPRKSRPLPDDEDDE, from the exons ATGGTGAGGACGAAAGCTGATAGTGTTCCTGGTAGCTACAGGAAAG cggTTGCTGCTTCTGCGCCCAGGAAGTCACTTGGTGCCTCCAGTTCAGGGAACTCCTCAAGCAGCAGCTCTCAAGCCTCCACACCCG gaaAGAATAAGTATGCTGGTGGAAATCCTGTCTGTCCACGTCCGACCCCAAAATGGCAGAAAGGCATCGGAGACTTCTTTGGTGGCCCGAGCAGGAAACCGGAGAAGGAGAACGTGCACCCTGTTTCTGATGGAGAGGAGGCTGGAGGCAGTGGCATGTCCAAAGCACCCAGGAA ATCCAGACCGCTTCcagatgatgaggatgatgaataG